From a single Deinococcus apachensis DSM 19763 genomic region:
- the nth gene encoding endonuclease III yields the protein MTRQTPPPLPEGAQTRAPLVLAALETLYPDARTELEFRTPFELLVATVLSAQATDVSVNAATPALFTRYPDAHAMSEATPEDLEPLIRSIGLYRAKARNLAALARLLVERHGGEVPNDFEAVVALPGAGRKTANVVLSNAYGYPAIAVDTHVGRLARRLGLSAQTNPDKVERDLQRLFPRDRWVFLHHGLILHGRRVCLARKPRCPECLMRDFCPKVGVEA from the coding sequence GTGACCCGCCAAACCCCTCCGCCCCTGCCCGAGGGGGCTCAGACCCGCGCCCCACTGGTGCTGGCAGCGCTGGAGACCCTGTACCCGGACGCCCGCACCGAGCTGGAGTTCAGGACTCCCTTCGAACTGCTCGTCGCCACCGTGCTGAGCGCCCAGGCCACCGACGTGAGCGTGAACGCCGCCACCCCCGCCTTATTTACCCGCTACCCCGACGCGCACGCCATGAGTGAGGCGACCCCGGAGGACCTCGAACCCCTGATCCGCTCCATCGGCCTGTACCGGGCCAAGGCGCGCAACCTCGCCGCCCTGGCCCGGCTGCTCGTGGAACGGCACGGCGGCGAGGTGCCCAACGATTTCGAGGCCGTCGTCGCCCTGCCGGGCGCGGGCCGCAAGACGGCGAACGTGGTCCTCAGCAACGCCTACGGCTACCCCGCCATCGCGGTCGATACCCACGTGGGCCGCCTCGCCCGGCGCCTGGGGCTGAGTGCACAGACGAACCCGGACAAGGTCGAGCGGGACCTCCAGCGTCTCTTTCCCCGGGATCGCTGGGTCTTTCTGCACCACGGGCTGATCCTGCATGGCCGCCGGGTGTGTCTGGCCCGCAAGCCCCGGTGCCCGGAGTGCCTGATGCGGGACTTCTGCCCGAAGGTCGGGGTGGAGGCGTGA
- a CDS encoding integrase repeat-containing protein produces MQLAQAQGYRTLAEYRACCHEIPGLPSNPDRDYPDFPGWGTFLGTGKARRKQRQALPFLEAQALARELGLKSRQDYMERLEQDDRLPHHPTSFPQWQGWEAFLGLEPQAFTYEDARHAVRELGIRTAREYHQRYREHPGLPSTPASVYPEWTTWSDFLGERPSRYLAYGEASRAARAAGIRTFREYASRYKEVPGLPSTPNQTYSEWEGWASFLAVDGG; encoded by the coding sequence ATGCAACTCGCGCAGGCCCAGGGGTACCGAACCCTTGCCGAGTATCGTGCCTGCTGCCACGAGATCCCCGGCCTGCCCAGCAACCCCGACCGGGACTACCCGGACTTTCCGGGATGGGGAACGTTCCTGGGCACTGGAAAAGCGCGGCGCAAGCAGCGGCAGGCACTGCCGTTTTTGGAAGCCCAAGCTCTCGCCCGCGAACTCGGCCTGAAGTCTCGTCAGGACTACATGGAACGCTTAGAGCAGGATGACCGTCTGCCCCACCACCCCACCTCGTTTCCACAGTGGCAAGGCTGGGAGGCGTTCCTTGGGCTGGAGCCACAGGCATTCACGTACGAGGATGCTCGACACGCCGTCCGCGAGCTGGGCATCCGGACGGCGCGGGAATATCACCAGCGCTACCGCGAGCATCCCGGTCTTCCGAGTACTCCAGCCAGCGTGTACCCGGAATGGACGACCTGGAGTGACTTCTTAGGCGAGCGCCCTTCTCGCTATTTAGCCTACGGTGAGGCAAGCCGGGCTGCGCGAGCGGCGGGCATCCGCACTTTTCGTGAGTACGCCAGCAGATACAAGGAGGTGCCAGGCCTGCCCTCGACGCCAAACCAGACCTATTCCGAATGGGAGGGATGGGCATCCTTCCTGGCAGTGGATGGGGGGTAG
- a CDS encoding type IV pilin protein, protein MKNGTQGFTLIELLIVIAIIGILAAVLIPNLLNARKSANNTAAQSYLRNAVTAAESARSNGISIASTATDCTSSDLLGGSLPSSVTTCKIAQNANGTVGYVTSSNNQNYQFNGSTVVSGTAALPSMP, encoded by the coding sequence ATGAAGAACGGAACTCAAGGCTTCACCCTGATCGAGCTGCTCATTGTAATCGCCATCATCGGAATCCTGGCCGCAGTGCTGATCCCCAACCTGCTGAACGCCCGCAAGTCGGCGAACAACACGGCGGCTCAGAGCTACCTGCGTAACGCCGTGACCGCTGCTGAATCCGCTCGCTCGAACGGTATTTCCATCGCCTCCACTGCCACCGACTGCACTAGCAGTGACCTCCTTGGCGGCTCCCTCCCCAGCAGCGTCACGACCTGCAAGATCGCCCAGAACGCGAATGGCACTGTTGGATACGTGACCTCCAGCAACAACCAGAACTACCAGTTCAACGGTAGCACGGTGGTCTCTGGCACCGCTGCTCTGCCCAGCATGCCCTGA